Proteins encoded in a region of the Vibrio ponticus genome:
- a CDS encoding amino acid ABC transporter substrate-binding protein codes for MKTKLSLLASVVVASTAFMSTAANAADGTLDKVLKKGVLTCGVSTGLPGFSNPNSKGEWEGIDVEYCQALAAAVLGDKTKVKYVPLTAKERFTALQSGEIDVLSRNTTWTLHRDTALGLNFVGVNYYDGQGFMIKKDLGISSAKELDGASVCVQSGTTTELNLADYFRNNKMTYKPVVFDTAAQTSSGFDAGRCDVLTTDQSGLYALRLNLADPSSAVVLPEIISKEPLGPVVRQGDDKWFNIAKWTLNTMINAEEYGVDSQNVDKMLKSSDPNIKRILGVDGPKGKSLGLNDDWGYQVIKQVGNYGESFERTVGEGSPLEISRGVNALWNEGGFMYAPPIR; via the coding sequence ATGAAAACAAAACTATCGCTCCTTGCTTCAGTCGTAGTTGCATCAACCGCATTTATGTCTACCGCCGCAAACGCAGCGGACGGCACTCTGGATAAAGTACTTAAGAAAGGCGTACTTACTTGTGGTGTTAGTACTGGTCTACCGGGTTTTTCTAACCCAAACTCAAAGGGTGAATGGGAAGGGATTGACGTGGAATACTGTCAAGCTCTTGCGGCTGCAGTACTAGGCGACAAAACGAAAGTGAAATACGTTCCGCTAACAGCAAAAGAGCGTTTCACGGCACTACAATCTGGTGAAATCGACGTACTATCACGTAACACAACATGGACGCTACACCGTGATACTGCACTCGGTCTGAACTTCGTCGGTGTAAACTACTACGACGGTCAAGGCTTCATGATCAAGAAAGATCTTGGCATTTCAAGCGCTAAAGAGCTTGACGGTGCATCTGTTTGTGTACAATCAGGAACAACAACCGAGCTAAACCTTGCTGACTACTTCCGCAACAATAAGATGACCTACAAACCTGTGGTATTTGATACTGCTGCGCAAACCTCAAGTGGTTTCGATGCTGGTCGCTGTGACGTACTGACAACTGACCAATCAGGTCTTTACGCACTGCGTCTAAACCTTGCTGACCCAAGTTCAGCAGTTGTACTACCAGAAATCATTTCTAAAGAACCACTAGGTCCTGTGGTACGCCAAGGTGATGATAAATGGTTCAACATCGCTAAGTGGACGCTTAATACGATGATCAATGCCGAAGAGTACGGTGTGGACTCGCAAAACGTCGATAAAATGCTGAAATCATCTGATCCAAACATCAAGCGTATCCTTGGTGTCGACGGTCCTAAAGGTAAGAGCTTAGGTCTAAATGATGATTGGGGTTACCAAGTGATTAAGCAAGTAGGTAACTACGGTGAAAGCTTCGAGCGTACTGTTGGTGAAGGTTCACCGCTTGAGATCTCTCGTGGCGTCAACGCACTGTGGAACGAAGGCGGCTTCATGTACGCGCCACCTATCCGCTAA
- a CDS encoding precorrin-2 dehydrogenase/sirohydrochlorin ferrochelatase family protein, which translates to MQYFPMFLDLKGKEVLVVGGGEVACRKVETLVRAGAIVTIVSPAIEDYLQTLVVSEECQWVQNFYSREMMDNRFVQVWATTDNPSLNHQVHHDAKKLGILVNVVDDQPYCDFITPSIVNRGRFQIAISSGGASPVLVRNIRQKLEYILPQNLALQGEFAASKRNDIKQKLPSVDLRRKFWERFFDHAQVELATSRQELEVCYHSLLSDNVTMSGQLTWVEFGQDIELLSLKALRLMQQAELVLYPADCPFVFVDSVRRDAERLMFHDEGELSKLIAQAQQQHLRVIVFISEASAKYNLLIGNSLRLKPARM; encoded by the coding sequence ATGCAGTACTTTCCAATGTTTTTAGACCTCAAAGGTAAAGAGGTTCTGGTGGTAGGTGGCGGTGAAGTTGCTTGCCGTAAAGTGGAAACGCTAGTTAGAGCAGGGGCAATTGTTACAATTGTGTCTCCGGCGATTGAGGATTATTTACAGACTTTAGTTGTAAGTGAAGAGTGCCAATGGGTACAGAACTTCTACTCGCGCGAGATGATGGATAACAGATTTGTACAAGTTTGGGCTACCACAGATAATCCAAGCTTGAATCATCAGGTGCATCATGATGCCAAAAAACTCGGCATTTTAGTCAACGTTGTTGATGACCAACCTTATTGCGATTTTATAACGCCTTCCATTGTCAATCGTGGTCGCTTTCAGATAGCGATTTCGAGTGGTGGAGCATCGCCAGTACTGGTGCGAAACATTCGACAAAAGTTGGAGTATATACTGCCACAAAACCTGGCTCTACAAGGAGAATTCGCTGCTTCTAAGCGCAACGATATTAAGCAAAAACTGCCGAGTGTTGATTTAAGACGTAAGTTTTGGGAGCGATTTTTCGATCATGCACAAGTAGAACTCGCGACATCAAGACAAGAGTTGGAAGTATGTTATCACAGCTTGCTTAGTGACAATGTCACTATGTCTGGGCAGTTAACTTGGGTTGAGTTCGGTCAGGATATTGAACTATTGTCTCTTAAAGCCTTGCGGTTGATGCAGCAAGCGGAATTAGTGCTGTATCCTGCCGATTGCCCATTTGTGTTTGTCGATAGCGTAAGAAGAGATGCAGAGCGATTAATGTTTCATGATGAAGGCGAGTTGAGTAAATTGATCGCTCAAGCCCAGCAGCAACATTTACGCGTGATTGTGTTTATCAGTGAAGCATCGGCGAAGTACAATTTACTGATTGGCAACAGTTTACGATTAAAGCCGGCGAGAATGTAA
- a CDS encoding YajQ family cyclic di-GMP-binding protein, with the protein MPSFDIVSEIDSVELRNAIENAQRELSTRFDFRNVAAEIELQKDESVKLSAEGDFQLKQMRDILRSHLAKRGVDANSMEAKEPEATGKNWHQVLVFKQGIDTPMAKKVVKALKDAKMKVQASIQGEKVRVTGKKRDDLQAAIALIREAELGQPFQYENFRD; encoded by the coding sequence ATGCCATCTTTTGATATTGTTTCTGAAATCGATAGCGTTGAACTTCGTAACGCAATTGAGAACGCTCAGCGTGAGCTTTCTACTCGTTTCGACTTTAGAAATGTAGCAGCAGAGATTGAGCTACAAAAAGATGAATCTGTAAAACTCAGCGCGGAAGGTGACTTCCAGCTAAAGCAAATGCGTGACATTTTACGCAGCCACCTAGCTAAGCGTGGTGTTGACGCAAACTCAATGGAAGCCAAAGAGCCTGAAGCGACAGGTAAAAATTGGCATCAAGTACTTGTTTTCAAACAAGGCATTGATACTCCAATGGCGAAGAAAGTTGTAAAAGCTTTGAAAGACGCGAAAATGAAAGTTCAAGCTTCTATTCAAGGTGAGAAAGTTCGTGTAACTGGTAAGAAACGCGACGATCTACAAGCAGCTATCGCGCTGATTCGTGAAGCGGAACTGGGTCAACCATTCCAATACGAAAACTTCCGTGACTAA
- a CDS encoding 3-deoxy-7-phosphoheptulonate synthase, whose translation MPLKTDELRTQPMGPMPTPSELSHTYPITDDVAARIAQSRRQIESILVGEDQRLLVIVGPCSVHDTEAALDYASRLATIQEQYKDELFIVMRTYFEKPRTVVGWKGLITDPNLDGSYALETGLNKARELLLDINKLGLATATEFLDMITGQYIADLITWGAIGARTTESQIHREMASALSCPVGFKNGTNGNIKIAIDAIRAAKAQHYFYSPDKNGRMTVYRTFGNPYGHVILRGGDQGPNFDAQSVEVACKQLAEFDLPQRLVVDFSHANCQKQHRKQIDVAKDICEQIKSGSTYIAGIMAESFIIEGNQPMDDITSLTYGQSITDPCLSWEDTAYMLELLANAVKARP comes from the coding sequence ATGCCACTTAAAACCGACGAACTAAGAACCCAACCGATGGGTCCTATGCCAACTCCTTCTGAGTTGAGCCACACTTACCCAATTACTGACGATGTAGCGGCACGTATCGCCCAATCTCGCCGTCAGATTGAAAGCATTTTGGTAGGTGAAGACCAACGTCTTCTTGTTATCGTTGGTCCATGCTCTGTACACGATACAGAAGCAGCACTCGATTACGCGAGTCGTCTCGCTACCATTCAAGAACAATACAAAGATGAACTTTTCATCGTGATGCGTACCTACTTTGAGAAGCCTCGCACTGTTGTAGGTTGGAAAGGTCTCATTACTGACCCTAATCTCGATGGTTCTTACGCGCTTGAAACTGGTCTTAACAAAGCACGCGAGCTATTGCTTGATATCAATAAACTTGGCCTGGCAACGGCTACCGAGTTTCTTGATATGATCACTGGCCAATACATTGCCGATCTCATCACTTGGGGCGCAATTGGCGCTCGAACAACAGAATCGCAAATCCACCGTGAAATGGCTTCTGCATTGTCATGCCCAGTCGGATTCAAAAACGGTACTAACGGCAACATTAAAATCGCTATCGACGCGATCCGTGCAGCGAAAGCACAGCACTACTTCTATTCGCCAGACAAAAATGGTCGTATGACCGTTTACCGTACATTTGGTAACCCTTACGGTCACGTGATTCTACGTGGCGGCGATCAAGGTCCAAACTTTGATGCACAATCAGTCGAAGTCGCATGTAAACAGCTTGCAGAGTTCGACCTACCACAACGACTTGTGGTAGATTTCAGTCACGCGAACTGCCAAAAACAACATAGAAAACAAATCGATGTTGCTAAAGACATTTGTGAACAAATTAAATCTGGCAGTACTTACATCGCAGGTATTATGGCTGAGAGCTTTATTATTGAAGGCAATCAACCAATGGACGACATCACTTCCCTAACCTACGGTCAGTCAATCACTGACCCATGCTTGAGCTGGGAAGACACGGCGTACATGTTGGAACTTTTGGCGAACGCTGTTAAAGCACGCCCATAA
- a CDS encoding PaaI family thioesterase codes for MLTPLRQANFYLNSFGFFKVPLIWLCRPKILQLDEEKVEVMIPLRRRTKNHLNSMYFGVLAVGADVAGGFMAMSKAQQRGEKISLAFKAVKGEFLKRPEADVLFTCSDGLLIDQMLDDAIETGERVNKAVVITATCPDLHGEEPMAVFELTLSIKLSKRQ; via the coding sequence ATGCTCACTCCTCTACGCCAAGCGAATTTCTACTTAAACTCTTTCGGCTTCTTTAAAGTCCCGTTGATCTGGCTATGTCGTCCCAAGATATTGCAATTGGACGAAGAGAAAGTCGAAGTGATGATCCCACTGCGTCGAAGAACCAAAAACCATCTCAATAGTATGTATTTTGGCGTTTTGGCAGTCGGTGCAGATGTCGCTGGTGGCTTTATGGCAATGAGCAAAGCTCAGCAGCGAGGCGAAAAAATATCGTTGGCATTTAAGGCGGTTAAAGGCGAGTTTTTGAAAAGACCGGAAGCGGATGTATTGTTTACGTGCAGTGATGGTTTGCTGATTGATCAGATGCTGGATGACGCGATTGAGACAGGTGAGCGGGTCAATAAAGCGGTGGTGATCACCGCCACTTGCCCAGATCTACACGGAGAGGAACCGATGGCGGTGTTTGAACTGACGCTTTCGATAAAGTTATCTAAGCGCCAGTAA
- a CDS encoding CvfB family protein, which produces MINVGQVNHLEVVKQADFGVFLDAGEFGTALLPKRHVPEGVEVGQFIDAFLYFDSDNQLVATTETPIAQVGEWGLMKIEGISSTGAFVNWGIKEKDLLVPFSEQRGRLAAGQMILVYVYTDRASGRVVGTTKFNKLLDKTPANYTRNQQVDLLIAERSDLGYKAIVNGEHWGVIFNSDVFGKLFIGKKMKGYIKAIREDGKIDLSLQKVGVAKMDDLSCKVIELLEKKCGFLPLNDKSTPEEIFAAFRTSKGTFKKTIGGLYKQGKITIEKDGIRLN; this is translated from the coding sequence ATGATTAATGTTGGTCAAGTAAACCACCTCGAAGTAGTGAAACAAGCTGATTTTGGAGTATTTCTTGATGCAGGCGAGTTTGGCACCGCTCTTTTACCTAAACGTCACGTTCCGGAAGGTGTGGAAGTAGGTCAGTTTATTGATGCATTCCTGTATTTTGATTCAGACAACCAGCTAGTAGCGACTACTGAAACACCGATCGCGCAAGTAGGCGAATGGGGTTTAATGAAGATTGAAGGTATCAGCAGCACCGGCGCATTTGTTAACTGGGGTATCAAAGAGAAAGATCTTTTGGTGCCATTCAGTGAGCAACGCGGTCGTTTAGCTGCCGGTCAGATGATTCTAGTTTACGTCTACACCGACCGTGCATCTGGTCGTGTGGTTGGTACAACTAAGTTCAACAAGCTGCTAGACAAAACGCCAGCAAACTACACTCGTAACCAACAAGTGGACTTACTGATTGCTGAACGCAGTGACCTAGGCTACAAAGCGATTGTGAATGGCGAGCACTGGGGTGTGATCTTTAACTCGGACGTATTTGGCAAACTGTTCATTGGTAAAAAAATGAAGGGTTACATCAAAGCGATTCGTGAAGATGGCAAGATTGATTTGTCTTTGCAGAAAGTTGGCGTGGCTAAGATGGATGACTTGAGCTGTAAAGTGATTGAATTGCTCGAGAAAAAATGCGGATTTTTGCCGTTAAACGACAAATCAACACCAGAAGAGATTTTTGCCGCGTTTCGCACCAGTAAAGGTACGTTTAAAAAGACCATTGGTGGTCTTTACAAGCAAGGTAAAATCACGATTGAGAAAGACGGCATCCGTCTAAACTAA